A genomic window from Erythrobacter sp. BLCC-B19 includes:
- a CDS encoding N-acetyltransferase, with protein sequence MAQIVIEPVTDKRGREAFVDLGRAFSDRLEHFVPQIRAEQIELVDPAKNPFFGHARVQLFIARQGGKPVGRISAHIDELALAMPADQGFGPGTGFFGYFDAEDEAVARALLTAAEGWLAGQGMTRVLGPISLSIWEEPGLLVRGQDHAPMLLMGHHPAHYAGWIEAAGYGRAKTLYTYDLDITRPFPPLVQRIVQSGHKNARITIRQVRKKDWDSEVATILGILNDAWSDNWGFVPFTPAEVAYAGKKLRPLIFEELNMIAELDGRPVAFMLTWPDINAALAKIRGKLFPFGWITMLRWLRHPKGAGMRVPLMGVLKEFHSSRLASQLAFMMIEAIRVQANEKFASTRGEIGWILDDNQGMVAIADTIQSTINREYVIYERKLG encoded by the coding sequence ATGGCTCAGATAGTTATCGAACCGGTCACCGACAAGCGCGGCCGGGAGGCCTTCGTCGATCTGGGCCGCGCCTTCTCCGACCGGCTGGAGCATTTCGTTCCCCAGATCCGCGCCGAACAGATTGAGCTGGTCGATCCGGCCAAGAACCCCTTTTTCGGCCACGCGCGGGTGCAGCTGTTCATTGCCAGGCAGGGCGGCAAGCCGGTCGGGCGAATTTCGGCGCATATCGACGAGCTCGCGCTCGCCATGCCGGCAGACCAGGGATTTGGCCCCGGCACCGGCTTCTTCGGCTATTTCGATGCCGAGGACGAGGCCGTCGCGCGCGCGCTGCTGACGGCGGCAGAAGGCTGGCTGGCAGGGCAGGGCATGACCCGCGTGCTCGGCCCGATCTCGCTATCGATCTGGGAAGAGCCGGGCCTGCTGGTGCGCGGGCAAGACCACGCGCCGATGCTACTGATGGGCCACCACCCGGCGCATTATGCCGGCTGGATCGAGGCGGCAGGCTATGGCCGCGCCAAGACGCTCTATACCTATGATCTCGACATCACCCGGCCCTTCCCCCCGCTGGTGCAGCGGATCGTGCAATCGGGACACAAGAATGCGCGCATCACGATACGGCAGGTGCGCAAGAAGGATTGGGACAGCGAGGTCGCGACCATCCTCGGCATCCTCAACGATGCCTGGTCGGACAACTGGGGCTTTGTCCCCTTCACCCCGGCCGAAGTCGCCTATGCGGGCAAGAAGCTGCGCCCGCTGATTTTCGAAGAGCTCAACATGATCGCCGAGCTGGACGGGCGCCCGGTGGCGTTCATGCTCACATGGCCCGACATCAACGCCGCGCTGGCGAAGATCAGGGGCAAGCTGTTTCCCTTCGGCTGGATCACCATGCTGCGCTGGCTGCGCCACCCCAAGGGTGCCGGGATGCGCGTGCCGCTGATGGGCGTGCTCAAGGAGTTCCACTCCAGCCGCCTCGCCAGCCAGCTGGCCTTCATGATGATCGAGGCGATCCGCGTTCAGGCGAACGAGAAATTCGCCTCGACCCGCGGGGAGATCGGCTGGATCCTCGACGACAATCAGGGAATGGTCGCGATTGCCGACACGATCCAGAGCACAATCAACCGCGAATATGTGATCTACGAGCGAAAGCTTGGTTGA